In one window of Episyrphus balteatus chromosome 3, idEpiBalt1.1, whole genome shotgun sequence DNA:
- the LOC129913946 gene encoding pickpocket protein 28-like: protein MTISMEMESYDSRSNADSIGKRIKYGTPYQAFKGIFIDYLKESSIHGFKYVGEQKRSTVERIIWFCAVIVSISTCGYLIYNIWNERNQNPVLVTLDGRLTPVWEIPFPTITICPQIQIHNKIFNLTKEATNITEDEYEHCDNFFLNG from the exons ATGACAATTTCTATGGAGATGGAGAGTTATGATTCTCGATCAAATGCTGATTCAATTGGAAAACGCATTAAGTATGGAACCCCATATCAAGCTTTTAAAGGAATATTCATTGATTATTTGAAAGAGAGCTCAATTCATGGATTCAAATATGTTGGCGAACAAAAACGATCAACTGTGGAAAG aataatcTGGTTTTGTGCTGTAATTGTATCAATTTCAACATGCGGTTACCTAATTTACAATATTTGGAACGAACGCAACCAGAATCCAGTACTAGTGACCTTAGACGGAAGATTAACGCCTGTTTGGGAAATTCCATTTCCTACGATTACAATTTGCCCGCAGATCCAAATtcacaacaaaatttttaatctcaCTAAAGAAGCAACAAATATAACAGAAGATGAGTATGAACattgtgataatttttttttaaatgggtgA